The Centroberyx gerrardi isolate f3 chromosome 13, fCenGer3.hap1.cur.20231027, whole genome shotgun sequence genome contains the following window.
CTCCTGTTGGTGGTGGGATagtgtctgctgctgctgctgtgagtgcTTGCATAGTTTCAGCTGGGCTATCAGGTTGTGTGCTAGGGAGCCGAGGATTTTAACCCGCTCCTCGTTCCTGTAGTTCTGGCTGGGGGTGTTTGCCATGAGTTCTTTGATGTTGTCATCAAGCTGATCTGGTCTCTGGGTCCTGAGGGTTCCAGCGTAGTTGGGTGCGGTGTCAGCTGTCATGATGCTCAGCCAGGCCTCCAGGTCATCCCAGTGGGTAGATGGGCTGGGCTCAGTTGACATGTTGGTGGCTGGATGAGTATAGAGAGCACTACACTGATTGAACCAAGGGTGGTTAGGTTAAACCGCACAGCAACTCGGGGACAGAGCTTATTTAAAGGGGTTTGATAACTTAGCTGCCTCACCAGGACTGATAGCACACAACAAAATATGCAAAGACGCACAGGACTACACTGCGTTTGGATGACCATTGATTACAGCTAGAGGGGTTTGGTTCCCACGTACCGGACAGATGCAAAGTACCACAGGGTGGTTATTTTGACTGCTATCCCTACTGGTTGACAGATAACTTCTAGTCTACAGTCTAGTAGAACAAAAGGGTTCCTGGCTTGCGTCTATCTACAATGAAAACCAggaaagaataagaaaaaggagaaacaaaGAATCACAGATGAGTGATGATTGTCAATCTGCTTTGCACTGAACACTTCGCTGAATTAAGTTTTAGTGCCTCCTATTTAGACTACTTTCTGTCAATCACAAATTATTTACCAACTGCTTCAAACAAGCTGAGTCACTTCACAAGTTAAGGGGCTGGTCTTTCACTGACCTGGGCAGAGTCTGTCTTTGACTTATTACCCCACAGTAATAGCCAACAAACAGGGTCAGTATTAAGAGAGCAAAGCTTGAAAACCTTACACTGAAAGCATTAGACAATTATTAATATATATAGGAATGTGGCTGCGTTTCGTCTTGGTCTTCGGAAATGGGGTTGCCCCTACATATTTAAAGTCCACACTCATCATTCTcatcaaaaggcattctgggaaatgtagaaaatcactaacagaagtagacgaggcaggttgaggaaaagGTTCAACTTCTTtgcaaaataactgctggaatgcattgaacatgacAAATGTATAATATCTGACAGTGTAAGACTATCTGAAAGTAGATTTACCCTTTAAGCATGACATTGTTTGCATTAGATCTGTTTTATTATCTGGAGATGCTCTTTACTGGGACTACATTTTCATATCTGCCTGTACTTCTCCCATAGAGCCTGCGCCAGAGGAATCCATCAGCATCACTCCAGGGTCTGTACTCAGAGTTTGCATAATGGGTGATATGAGCAATGAAATATCCCTCATATCCAGTCTTGTAAATGTAATCATGATTTCAGGGTTGCAGAACAAGCTGGGCCAGCTGCATCAGTATCTGCTGAAGCTCTGAAAATGAAAGATCCAAGGAAGCCACAGCCTTCAGACTCAGCAGTGACAGGTAGGTTGGTGTAGAGGAAACTCAAGAGCACCAAGAcataaagcaatattccacgtagttttaacatgggggttatttgacACTTGACCgtcatgaaaaccagaatataaactaatcaccaagattggatgcagctggacgagtttgtagcgttggGATTTTtaattcccattcatttgaatgggaagtagtggaatattgctttaaatgcaTATTAATGATAGCGATGAATGGCTGCAATGGGGAAGACAGGTTGTGttgaaaataatgatgatgatgctgatgatgattaTTGCCAGGAGGAAAGACACGTGCTCCCCCACCAGTCGAGCCCTTCCCCCTGCCTGAGCCACATGGGGAGGAAGAgcagactgaggaagaggatgcTGAGGATGAAGGACCTGGCGCTCCACTGGAGCTGATGGCCGAGGTAGAAGTGCCTGATGTTAACAGCAGGGATATAAGagtttttattttggttgtaTTTTCAAATTAGAGTTCagtttcagttgtttttcaGTCGAGATCTGCTAGTTTTTCTTTAGTTTTAtagaatttttttatttcacctttTATTTCACGTAGGTTCAGTTCAAATTAGAACATTATGACTGTTGTGGATAAGGAGAATAAGTCCTGAGTGACTATTCATGTGTCCAGTTTTAAAAAAGGAAGGCACAAATACACCTATTACCTTAGAAGTTTCAGTATGTATCATTGTATAATGTTAGTAGATGTGGTTTTTACTGATTTCTCTTTTCATGCTTAATTTTAGTCATACTTTTAGTTTCAGTCAACTTGAATACACTTGATTGGGAGTGATTGAAACTCAAGTGAGGATGTATGGTTTCAGTTCCTCAGAGCGGTGATGGACAGAGACTTTCAGCTGGCCAGCAAACTGTGTCAGATGAGTATGTGTTCTGCATCCATCACCTGTGTGTCCGTCAGTCAATAAATCAGCCGTTGGTGAAGTCAGTCAGCAGACGCCTCTTCTCTCCCCGTTCCAGTTCTCATCTATGAACCAGAGAATCCTGAGGCCCGGCAGTTCCTCCCGCTGATCCAGGAGAAGCTGCTGGAAGGtgagagtgacacacacacacacacacaaacacacacacacttttaaccTTGCGTTCTTCCAgtagagcaagaggaggagcagagtaACGAggatgatgaaaatgatgatgatgatgatggctcCGACTCTGACTCAGGTCATGAAAATGACTCTGATGACTCTGGGAGCGATGAAGAGTCAagccgctcctcttcctcttcctcctcctcctcctcctcctcttcatcatcatcagaggATGAAGACGAAGAAGCAGAGAAGCGAGGGAACAGGCACAAGCCGTGTCCACCTTCTAACCTTCTTCCCTAAATTTATTGGGTTTGCACAAAAAAAGTCTTGAAACATGGGTGTATTTTGTAGATTTTGCaacatgtgtgtctttgttccTCTCTGTTTCACCTGTAAATAAAGTATTTATTCCTTACACAGCTGACGCCTTTGATCCCTGCAAACAAAAAGCTACAAAGGTTATTAAAACAGACACATTCCACGGCACTTTGGAGACATAAATAGGCGTTTTATTGAGGACAGTGGATGAGAaagcaaaaatgtgtgtgtagggagtgAAGCATTTTTTACGCTGAGCAAAAAATATGATAGAAATCTGCTTCATGTGCACACTGTATCATCCCTTTAAGGTTTTGGTTTATGCATCACATgagttcagacacacacacacacacacacacacagagacagctaGTGGAATGCTATCAGGCAATATGATATTTTGAGTTATCATCACACCGTGGAGTTTATCTTTATGGTTCGTCTCTACGCGTGGATGGCGAAGAGAGAAAGTCGGAGCGCCATCTGATAAAAGGCTGTATAATTTGCAGTGGCTGAGTGAACATAATGGCTGGCCTCTGTCCATTCAGCCGACCAAGACACAAGCatgagaggatgacagagaggagggaaggatcCTCTAAACGCCCGC
Protein-coding sequences here:
- the erich2 gene encoding glutamate-rich protein 2 — translated: MKDPRKPQPSDSAVTGGKTRAPPPVEPFPLPEPHGEEEQTEEEDAEDEGPGAPLELMAEFLRAVMDRDFQLASKLCQMILIYEPENPEARQFLPLIQEKLLEEQEEEQSNEDDENDDDDDGSDSDSGYLKWTVACQ